Below is a genomic region from Botrytis cinerea B05.10 chromosome 2, complete sequence.
ATCTTCTAATTCCACACTAACATAGTACAGCCTTTCGCTTCCTGCGATGGACAAAGCCGATCGTAAATTTGTTCACGAGATCGCCAATGCATTCAAATTAAAGTCCAAGTCTGCTGGTTTAGGCAATAAGCGATATCCTATCTTGTACCGTACTTCAAGAACGACTGTTTATGGAGAGCGCGCCTATGAAGCTGCAGCTTCGAAACTTTCGCGTCGTTTCCTTCCACGTAATGACGTAGGTGGGAGGAGAGCAGGCGCTGCGCCCAAGCGTGGTGCTCGAGGTGGAGGCGGTGGTTTTGGAGGCGGTTTCGGTGCTGCTAGTTATCgtgatggtgatgttgtCGGCGCCTCGGCTCCCGAGCTAGGGGTTGAGAACAAAGGAAGAGCGATGCTAGAGAAGATGGGCTGGAGTGCCGGCACAGCTCTTGGTGCGCTTGATAATAAGGGCATTCTCCAGCCAGTTTCTCACGTTGTAAAGACCACGAAAGCAGGTCTGGGATAAGGAGCCGTAAAAATGACCAAGATGACGCAAACCTATCAAGTCGGTCATGATTCTAATTTGAGTCGATGCGTTCTCGAAACCCCCGTACTCTGCGGCTTTCACTGAGTAGAGTCAGTGTAGAATTCTCGTGTTTAGCAGCAAGGATCGAAGCACTGATCATAGCTCGATCTAGAATCTGTCAATTGGCATCCCTGAATAAAATCCATCCAGCACATTGCGTGGGACCAAAAGTGACAGTGAATTAAGTTGATGTTTGAATTTCGTCTTCTAATTCCCTATTCTGATGAAGACGTTTGTTTATTGTACAGCCACGTACCCCGAAAACAGACCGTGAAGACATTTGCCCCCATAAAAAGCAGACCATCCATAACGcattaaaaagaaaacccCAAGGTCCTCGAACAACAACAGCCATCATCTATGAGATGACCCCAGAGCTCAAGCATATCCGATATTCCCCCCTAAACcccaaagaaaagacaaCTTATTTCGTGGATGAAGAGTACTTGGTAACAGCCTTGGTACCCTCAGAGACGGCGTGCTTGGCGAGTTCACCAGGGAGAATGAGACGAACACTGTGTAATGATTAGGAATGAAAGATGGAGGCAATTGGGTTGGCACATACGAGGTTTGGATTTCTCTTGATGAGATGGTGCTCTTCTTGTTGTAAGCAGCGAGCTTGGATGCCTCAGTGGCGACGCGCTCAAAGATATCGTTGACAAAGGAGTTCAAGATGGACATGGCGCGGTTGGAGATACCAGTATCTGGGTGGACTTGCTTGAGAACTATGCAAAGTGTTAGTTGTTGTTTCGTAAATGCGACGCGTCATAATTGGGAGCGCGATCGGAAAACGCAAGTGGATTCGTACCTTTGTAGATGTATGAAGAGTAGGTCTCCTTGCGTCCCTTCTTCTTGCGTGGCTTTCCTTCGCTGGTGGTGGTCTTCTTGCCAGCATCTTGCTTACTAGCTGGGGCCTTTGATGCGGATGCAGGTGCCTGTTTTTGAAGGTGTTAGAAACGGCATCTGGAGCGCGCACTGAGAATAAACACGTACCTTGGCGGCAGCTGGTGCCTTGCTTGCAACTCCCTTTGGTGgcattttgaatttaaaatttgtTTGGATTGAAAAATGTAAGGCTgagattgatgttgatgagtatggagatggaagatggacGTGGGTGTGGTTTGTTGTTAAAGTTATCGAAGATGAAGGGGATTGAAATTGGGAGATGAAGAGTTTAAATGAATATTAAGGTGACAAGAATCACCAGTTCGCGTCTCCCAAGCTTTTTCCTAAGCGTGCTGGAGACTCTCTAAAATCATTGATTGGATGTCGGATTAATGTGGAACTGCCGTCGCGACCAATCATATAATTCGTCCAGTCGGCGGGTCGTGCCTTCTGCTTATAAAATACCCCAAAACGCTCTAGCTTGTGGAAGGAGCTCTTTACGGCGTTTTTTTATGGGCAAAGCAGATCAGATCACGACTTTTGACGGCTCTTGTTGATAAATGTtcatccccattcccatcttctTTTAATCCAAAACATCTCTCCTCCATCCACCCAAAACTTTCGAAAACCACTTTCTAGAATTCTTACTTGAATTAAGTTCGTCCATCGACTTAACCACTTCCCACATTAATTTTACTTTCTAAACAACTTTCAAAATGACTGGAGGAAAATCTGCTGGAGGAAAGGCGGGAACCACCAAGAACGCGCAATCGTAAGTATTTCCCTTGTCTTTCGCAGCACAACTTGCGACTTTTGCGTTCCACTTGCAATTCGCAGTTGCATCTGAACGTAGTCAATTTCACATCTTGAGTTTCCAGTGCTGACTTGTCTCTTTTAGCCGTTCATCCAAGGCTGGTCTCGCATTCCCAGTTGGTCGTGTTCACCGTCTCCTCAGAAAGGGTAACTACGCTCAACGTGTTGGTGCCGGTAAGTCATGTTCATCGAACACATTCTAGCTGCCTGTTCCTAACGCGTATCCATCAGGTGCCCCTGTCTACCTCGCTGCTGTTCTCGAGTACCTCGCGGCTGAAATTCTTGAGTTGGCCGGTAACGCTGCTCGTGACAACAAGAAGACCCGTATCATTCCACGTCATCTCCAACTCGCCATCAGAAACGATGAGGAATTGAACAAGCTTTTGGGACATGTTACAATCGCACAAGGTGGTGTCTTGCCAAACATTCATCAAAGTAAGTTCCTTCAGTCACAGTATTACATATCACTTTCTAACATGATTTTAGACCTTCTTCCAAAGAAGACTGCCAAGACTGCTGGTGGAAAGCCTGCCAGTCAAGAGCTATAGATTTTTGTTTCTGGGTTGTTGGCTTGAGATGGTCTGCTTTTATGATAATGGGGTGTCgtatgggtatgggtttATGGTTATTTTTTCGCGTTCCGGTTGTACATTAAAATCCATGGCAATGGATTAGGATTGCTTTCTGAATCAATCTTATGAATGAAAAATCCGAATGATCATTCTTCATTATTTTCCAGAATACTTTAGTTCCCTCCTTGATCGGTGCAATGAAACATGAATATTAAACAGGGAGTTGGATCTTGGACGCGAGACgcgtttgtttgttttggattttttcGAATGTGGGATGAAGCTTCTATGTTCCAATCATTTGACGGCCGCTTTCCTAATTTTTGTCTCCTAGCTTCCACCTTAGTATTCTAATGATGTTTCTTGATTCTTATATATCGCCTGCAACGTGCCTGTTGCTTGAATTTATGctcattcaattccaatcatATCGGACTAAACAAAAATCACTAGAGAAAGATGCGTTCAGATTCTCTGAGGGCGTGTCTGGAAACCTTGTCGAATTTCTTGTGCTATGTACAATTCCTCAATTCTTCCACTGATTGTAACTTCGCACTGTAGCGATCTGCCCTCGTCCCCATGAAATCCCCAGTAACTTACAAAGCCATCTTTGCAGGAGCTATGAAATGTTAATGCGGCGATCTCAGCAGTCGATTTATTGTATAACTTACGGTCGAgaattggagatggaagattgCGCTCGTATTTCGATCCTGGAAAGAGAATATTGTAAGTAAATGATATGGATACAACCAGCCAAGGGAAAACTGACCTCCAGGGGCAGTGGGTGGGCGATATGGATCTGGATGCTTCCACTTCTCGAGTAAATCCTCTGTCTCTTTGAATAATGCCTGCGAGTCACAAAATTAGTCTACACTTCCCCCTTTGTATCAATTGGGCTACTTGCCCTCTGCAGTCTTGGGTCGTGGACAGTTTTTTGCGCCTCGAATAGTGATCTGATGTACAATGCTTGCCCTCTCCAGAGATGCCTGTGTACGGACCAGTCCAGGGAAAGCTTCAGGGAGCGTCGATAAAGCGACCTGGATGCAAGATTGTTAGAGCGGGTAGTCTGTACGGCATGGGATGTAGATGCTCACGATACTGTAGATCTGGTAGACATTGTGAATCAagtataatctttttttccccACTGGGTGCTGAAGATCGATGGCAATGCCAAAACACGACAACTATTGTACCTGGCCCCTAAAGATCTAGCTGTCTTGCAATAAACGCTATTGATGGGAAACGTCTAAActgtggttggtggttggtggtcGCGGAATGAATATTCAGCAAGCGGAGTGGAGGTTGATTGTTGGAGTGCTACTAGGTATATGGATGTGGGAATATTGTACGGGCGTCTGCGGGTACGAATGTCGGGAAAACGCTTCAAAATTCGCGAACCCGGAAAAGACATCATACAGGAAATAATTAACCAATCTTATCCTTTACCTGTTTCTTTTCGCATGCGCATTTATTGACCTGCAAAATAGGTTCTCTATTTCTTTACCTACAACTCAggtcttcctcttcttcgaaCTTCTCTCTTATCCTCGCCATCCGGCTTCCGGAACATAACCTCTTcgtcttctctctcctttcaaAATGCTTACCAGGAGGGTTTTAACAGCCTCGCGATTTTTGCTGGCTCAGCGTTCCGCCGCACCACAATTGAGATATCCACTCCCAGTTATTCAGCAATTTCGCAGTTATGCCGACAAAGTTGTCAAAGTACCAGAGATGGCTGAATCCATCTCTGAGGGTACTTTAAAGCAGTGGTCGAAACAGATCGGTGATTTTGTTGAGCAGGATGAGGAAATTGCTACAATTGAGACAGATAAAGTCAGTACATTCCAGCATATGCTCAAGGGGCACATGATTAACGGGAGATATTTTAGATCGATGTTGCTGTCAATGCTCCCGAAGCTGGCacaataaaagaattcttggccaatgaagaagatactgTTACCGTTGGTCAAGATTTGGTCCGTCTCGAACTTGGGGGTGCTCCAGAGGGAGGTGATAAAGAAAAGGCCTCTTCGGAACCAAAAGAGGCAGCATCAAAAGATCAATCGACATCTTCGGATCCTGAGCCATCTAAGAAAGAGGATTCGAAACCCAAGGAGGATTCTAGCTCTCCTCCACCTACGGAAAAAAAATCGGAACCAAAGGAGACACCAAAGCCCAAACCATCGGAATCTAAGAAGCAGGAATCATCATCTAGTAGTTCCAAACCTTCTTTGGGCAACCGAGAGGAGCGTCGTGTATGTCTTCTATGCGGTACTTGACACAGTTCGTCCGGCTAACAACGTTATTAGGTCAAGATGAACCGAATGCGACTACGTATTGCTGAGCGTTTGAAGCAATCGCAAAACACCGCCGCATCTCTAACTACTTTCAATGAGGTTGACATGTCATCTTTGATGGAATTCAGAAAGCTCTACAAAGATGAGGTGCTCAAGAAGACTGGTGTCAAACTGGGATTTATGAGTGCCTTTTCTCGTGCATCTGTGCTTGCCCTGCGAGACATCCCTGCAGTAAACGCATCCATTGAGGGTCCTAACGGGGGTGACACCATTGTCTACAGAGATTATGTTGATATCAGCGTCGCCGTCGCCACTGAGAAAGGCTTGGTAACTCCCGTTGTTCGCAACACTGAGAGCATGGACCTTGTTGGTATTGAGAAGACTATTGCTGATCTAGGCAAGAAGGTATGTTTATTCTGTAGCATGTTTGACTCGATCCTTACTTACTGGTTCATAGGCTCGTGACAACAAACTTACGATCGAAGATATGGCCGGTGGAACCTTTACTATTAGCAATGGCGGTGTGTTTGGTTCATTGATGGGTACACCCATCATCAACCTTCCACAAACCGCTGTTTTGGGTCTACATGCTATCAAAGACAAGCCCGTTGTCGTCAATGGCCAAATTGTTATTCGTCCAATGATGTATCTGGCCTTGACCTATGATCATCGTCTACTTGATGGAAGAGAGGCTGTCCAGTTTCTGGTCAAGGTTAAGGAGTACATAGAGGATCCAAGAAGAATGCTTTTGTAGACAAGCGGAGTCATATTCTTGACTGTAAAATCATACCTCGGAGTGCATAACTGTAATACAAGACGAAGCATCAGAAAGCCCTCGGGCATCCGAGCTTTAACGCTATCTCGTTGATTCCGATAATAGCATTCATTAATATGTGTTTTATGATTACATTCTATTGCAATTGCTCCAGGAACATTCAATAGTATACAAATACCAATGTTCGGAATCACGATGTGGTGTAGTTTGTTGTTGACATGCAGTTGGTCATTGCGATCAAGAAGTCTGCTGACCATGTTTTCTCATGGATCCCATCCGGTTGTTATCATGCATATATGTATCACATACTTGTTGTTTTATTATGCACTTCCCTCGTGGTTTAATTAGGCCACATTATGCAACGCCTGCTCGTCATTGAGATGTTGTGTACATCGCTATCAGTACTACCCCTGTACTATAGACTCCTCCTGATGCGCACAAGTTGCAGCCCCTATAATTACCGAAGCCAACTAGTTCAAGTAGTCGATCCATGGTTTTAATAAACGACTGGACGCAGTCTATTTTCCAAATTGGAATTACAGTCGTAAAAGTTTCAAGCTTGAATTCGTTCAATGTGGGAATGCAGTCCTATACGGTGGGTGGACTTgatgttttctttcccttcagAATACTACGAGTGCATCCATCTACCTAGCGACGAGTCGCTATAATAGGGATCGTGATGTTTGGTCAATACTTTGAGGCAGCTCTCACTAACTAGTATAATGATGGCACTAGCAGCAATGCCCTGTAGAAAAGTGCAAGTATCACTGTTTAGTCTAGTGAACAGCACTAGATAGATATACGAGGATTTATATTACTACTATATGAGTGTGGATGGCGCAAAAAAAAAGCTGTGGTAGGATTGCTCCGCTGGTGTTGGATTAAGATCTTGTAGAAATGTCGTTTACCGGGTGAAAGGTAATAATTCAAAACTTGAAACTTTCGCTCTGGTTGTTCGAAAGTGCTAGCCTTGAGTCTAGGCCTAGACTTGAACTATCGGGCTTTAAGCTCCTCGGCTGATTAGAAAATGCATGTCCTTCTGATTTAAGTAATCAAGATCATGGCAAGTATGACTTTTTCCAGTTTCCTTCTCCTAGAACGAACTAGTATGGAGAGTGTTGAATATTAAGTGTAGTTGAAATAAAATAGCTTCTATACCTCTCtgatattttattgatagagATGATAACACCTTGATTGATAACACAAGTTTATATTGTTCTACAACATTTGtcttcattataatattaatataacgGGTATTCTAATGAGTAGAGTACAGATGACAAGAGTTATAGTTAGtaatattctattctatctaGAGAGCCATCGATATTTGAAAACAGACAGTTCTTATGGAGAATTACTACGAGACCAGTCTTCTCGCTAATTCTACCATGATATACTATCATCTCAAGGTCATTTACCTACTTTTGTATATCAAAAAAACCTTCAATTTTGTAATCCATCTAGTCAAATTTGATGTATAGTTGGTTAAACAGTACTAGCTATCgagaaaacaatttatagAACTTAGAATTTCTTATTGCttcttataaaattttcaaagttgtagaatttataatctttagtTCGTTTTTCttaatgattaatataatatatatatatataaaactataATTATAGTAAGTTATATAACAATAAGTTAATATAGTAatgttttataatattattatactaCTAGTGACCACTTATTAAAATCGCATCTTAAATCGTTGTTTtagtatttttatttatagttttgatattattaaccctatatttatatctaaaaATTTTTGGggagaaatattaaaatatattaaattctagaagtataataatacattatttattatagaattcaaaaactataaaaataaaaacgatttcattgataaataattctataatatttaattctataatattataattttgttatttattttaaaaagcattttaaattcttttatatacaatttcaTGACTATTCTTTGtgtaattattttattttatttataacAAATacatattgatttaaataataGTATACTCTAAACaacttgaatttcttttaaataagttttaaatctttaatttaatattcttataaatcataaatactaacaattcaaaaaatcCATTTCTTATAATCAAAGAGTtcctttttatcttttttttaatactcatctttattttaatattcttataaattataaatcctaataattcaaaaaattcatttttatctCCTTTTAAATacttgtttctttttcttattatattatctattttttaattaataaaatcaatttcacaatatataaaaatatcagaaagataaaaaaaagataatcagatttctaaataataataataatataaaaagagtTAATACAATTTGTAAATTActaaaattattgatattaataattcaatcttAATTTTActttatt
It encodes:
- the Bckgd2 gene encoding Bckgd2, yielding MLTRRVLTASRFLLAQRSAAPQLRYPLPVIQQFRSYADKVVKVPEMAESISEGTLKQWSKQIGDFVEQDEEIATIETDKIDVAVNAPEAGTIKEFLANEEDTVTVGQDLVRLELGGAPEGGDKEKASSEPKEAASKDQSTSSDPEPSKKEDSKPKEDSSSPPPTEKKSEPKETPKPKPSESKKQESSSSSSKPSLGNREERRVKMNRMRLRIAERLKQSQNTAASLTTFNEVDMSSLMEFRKLYKDEVLKKTGVKLGFMSAFSRASVLALRDIPAVNASIEGPNGGDTIVYRDYVDISVAVATEKGLVTPVVRNTESMDLVGIEKTIADLGKKARDNKLTIEDMAGGTFTISNGGVFGSLMGTPIINLPQTAVLGLHAIKDKPVVVNGQIVIRPMMYLALTYDHRLLDGREAVQFLVKVKEYIEDPRRMLL